The Pseudomonas wenzhouensis genome has a segment encoding these proteins:
- a CDS encoding TldD/PmbA family protein translates to MDARQHFTALLEYLQAQVVGEEGFTLVYGAEVSSFIRFNQGQVRQAGQVQQVYVTLSLYQGQRHAEHKLALSGVLDEDVPLLLQALQRLRGMLPTLSEDPYLRLNRQAWRSESMGEAIALDSAAMAQQIVAAAAGLDLVGFLALGPQYQGFASSWGAFGWYAASSFNFEFSLFHGNGQAVKSAYAGEQWDAQAFARNLDSARQQLAFLGRPAKALQPGAYRAYLAPAALEELVSLCCWGFGAQALASGGSPLQRLFGGKAELNTQVTVDERIEGGLAPAFTAEGPRQPLRLIDRGRPGERLVSSRSAAEYGLTANGAGRGEYPLSLHMHGGDLDEREVLQRLGTGLYIGNLWYGNFSDLPAGRLTGMTRFATFWVEDGQIQAPVNTMRFDDSLFDCLGPQLEALTREPELLLPGGTYGARQTGSMALPGALLSRFTLTL, encoded by the coding sequence ATGGATGCTCGTCAGCATTTCACCGCGTTGCTGGAGTATTTGCAGGCGCAAGTCGTGGGCGAGGAGGGTTTTACCCTGGTCTACGGCGCCGAGGTTTCCAGCTTTATCCGCTTCAACCAGGGGCAGGTGCGTCAGGCTGGGCAGGTGCAGCAGGTCTACGTCACCTTGTCGCTGTACCAGGGCCAGCGCCATGCCGAGCACAAGCTGGCGCTCAGTGGTGTGCTCGATGAAGATGTACCCCTGCTGCTGCAAGCGCTGCAGCGCCTGCGTGGCATGCTGCCAACTCTGAGCGAGGATCCGTATCTGCGCCTGAATCGTCAGGCCTGGCGCAGCGAATCCATGGGCGAAGCGATTGCGCTGGATAGCGCGGCCATGGCGCAGCAGATCGTCGCTGCGGCGGCTGGCCTGGATCTGGTCGGCTTTCTCGCCTTGGGGCCGCAGTACCAGGGCTTCGCCAGCTCCTGGGGCGCTTTCGGCTGGTATGCCGCCAGCAGCTTCAACTTCGAGTTCAGTCTGTTTCACGGCAACGGCCAGGCGGTGAAAAGCGCTTATGCCGGTGAGCAGTGGGACGCTCAGGCGTTCGCCCGCAATCTCGACAGCGCGCGACAACAACTGGCGTTTCTCGGCCGTCCGGCCAAGGCGTTGCAACCGGGCGCTTATCGCGCCTATCTGGCGCCGGCAGCGCTGGAAGAGCTGGTCAGCCTATGCTGCTGGGGCTTCGGTGCGCAGGCGCTGGCTTCGGGCGGCAGCCCCTTGCAGCGGCTGTTCGGCGGCAAGGCCGAACTCAACACCCAGGTGACCGTGGACGAGCGTATCGAAGGTGGCCTGGCTCCGGCCTTCACGGCAGAGGGGCCACGCCAGCCGCTGCGCCTGATCGATCGTGGCCGTCCTGGCGAACGCCTGGTCAGTTCGCGCAGCGCTGCCGAGTACGGCCTGACCGCCAATGGTGCCGGACGCGGCGAATACCCGTTGTCACTGCACATGCACGGCGGTGATCTGGATGAGCGCGAGGTGCTGCAGCGCCTCGGCACGGGTCTGTATATCGGTAACCTGTGGTATGGCAACTTCTCCGACCTGCCGGCCGGGCGCCTGACCGGTATGACCCGCTTTGCCACCTTCTGGGTCGAGGACGGGCAGATCCAGGCGCCGGTCAACACCATGCGCTTCGATGATTCGCTGTTCGACTGCCTCGGCCCGCAACTCGAAGCCCTGACCCGCGAGCCCGAACTGCTGCTGCCCGGCGGCACCTACGGCGCCCGGCAGACCGGCTCGATGGCGCTGCCGGGGGCATTGCTGTCGCGCTTTACCCTGACCTTGTAG